The DNA window AATCATTACTTTTTATCACTGCAGACCTACACAGAAGTAGTAATAACTATGCCACACATAGAATTCTGCCATGCCTGAATATCTTACCAACAAAACACATCAGTCCATTACATTTTAATTCAAGATTAAACAAATTCACTAGATGCTTTGCTAGAATATCACAGGAATAGCCTTCTGCCTAGTTCCTAAATAGACTCTTTGTTCCCCTCTGAAATATCATAAGTCAACCCATAACTATTTGCATTTCTCTCTTCATTTGGCTTTCCAATTCCCACCAGAACAACCCATTAAGCTTTGTTTACACCACTCAAGAGCTTTTCTAGCCCGAGTTCCAAGTTCTTCCAGATTCTCCCAACAAACCAGTTCCCAATGCTTAAGAAACTCACGGTCAGGTTTATTACAACAATAACCTTACTTCTTGGTCCCAAATTCTGTCTTATCTACTTTCTTTTTGCTATTATTAAAATATTCTGTAAAAAGCAACTTAATGGAGAAAAGGTTCATTTTGTCCTTTAGAGCTTGGCGGTAACAGTCCATCATGATGGAGAAGGCCTGGTTGCAAGTAGAGAAGGCATAGAGTTAGGAGCATGAAGCTGACCAGGTTATAAATACTTAAGGTCTATCCCTAGTAACTCACTTTTCCACCTCCCGAAGGTTCCATAACCTTTCCAAATAGCACCTCCATCTGGTGACTAAGGGTCCAAACATGTGAGTAGGTTGAGggatatttcacattcaaatcataAAAGatggtttagtttttttttttttgttttgttttttcttttctttttttcggagctggggaccgaacccagggccttgctcttgctaggcaagcgctctaccactgggctaaatccccaaccccgatggtTTAGTTTTCCTAATTGGTTTGCACTGTGAATTTTCACAATTACTATTGTTTGTATTCTTGAATCTGCAATATGATAATTTGTTTATACGTAATAATTTGTCTCAAGTAATTAATCAACTATGAACTGAAAGTTCAATTTCTTTCAGAGGGACTTGCTCTAAAACAAGTTTAAAGCTATTTACATATAGGTTAAATCTATTataattgtcttagtcagggtttctattcctgcacaaacatcatgaccaagaagcaagttggggaggaaagggtttattcagcttacacttccacattgctgttcattaccaaaagaaatcaggactggaactcaagcaagtcaggaagcaggagctgatgcagaggccatggagggatgttacttactggcttccttcttgttaaactgtctgtgggttgtatcataggtattctgtactttttggctaatatccacttattattattattattattattattattattattattattattattattatagtcaAGCTGAAAACCAGGAATAGCCACGACAATAATCTTTCAGTCAGGATATCAACCAAGTACCAGACACAATATTAAGCTGGTGAGATATAAGAATCTATAGAGTGTGACTTTTGTCTTTGATAAATTTGGAAACAACCCACAATGCATGATTCTACTTTTTCTCCCATTTCAGTTTGGTACCTAGGTCTAAAATGTTGttgatttttataaaaacaaGTATTAAGGGGGaataaaaaaactcaaaagagaaaataaatcgGTAGACTAAcaaaattgaaaattgatttctgtTCATAGCTTCtactccctttcctttctccctgcctccagcttttGAGTGTTGCAGGAATACGATGTCTATTTAGGAATGTGAGGGAAGGAGTAGATTCTGCCAATCAAGAGGGTCACCAGGATACCCCATGTGTAGTCACATCATTCTTTCCACTATGTGTACTGAGCTTCCTATGCAATAGCTGATACACAAGCCCACACACACAAGGCACTTAGGTCTGATATGGCTGGAATAAGTAAGTCCTAATGGAGAAATTTAGATTTgagaaataagtttttttttctaagtagAGTCCTCAGATACTTACAAACTATAAGGCTATATTTGTcggtatgtatatttgtgtgggAGGTGGTTAGTGATAAAAGCCACAGAAGACTTTGAGACAAGTTTGCTTAAATTAGTAGTGTTTCAAGTGGTTATTCCACTGACTTCTGTGGTCCTGCTGGCCCCTCTGCACAGGCAGGAGTGAACAGACAATGTGTGGAGAATCTGAAACTGCGTGTAATTTGCCTATGAGGTTAATTAGGCCACTATTAGGTATCTTTAGAAGAGTGCCAAGATGGCTAGGAGTGTTCATTAGCCCAGATGACAGTTGAAACATGAGAATGCAATTTTAAGACAAATATGCATCTCTTTTTTTCTAGATGGATGTTTTAGATTTTGTAGACTATATAAGCTTCCTAAAACAGCTATCCTACTCTGCACCGTGTAGTGTGCAACTCAGCCATAGGCAAGGCAGTAACATgtcagtgtgtttgtgttttaataaCACTTACAGAAATAAGTAGAGTCATAGTAATATTTTACAATCCCTGATCTAGGGCTCAATTTTTGACAAAGATTACAAATATGAGATCTCCAATGCAAATGAAGTTAATGTCTGGAAATATACGCCATGACACTATCTGATGACAGTCAGTGGGTTGAAATACTAGGGGAGGTTtgcaagaggaaagaaaagaatgtgaagaGATGGCAACTTTATAGTAAAAGAAATGGGCTTGGAAGAAATTGTGACATAACAGACTCTATTGTTCCAAGTAAATTTCTATGCTAGCTTTCCCCAAACCAATCTAAGGCAACCctattatttttctgtaattgggtaaAACCCTTCTGAGCCCCAGGCCCCCTTGATACTAAGTCCTTAGCAGGGATTAGAATAATCTCAAGGGTGgctttttgaattttgtttttctactttttcctcaatttcttttacattattgCTAATAATCAAGATTCATATGATCAGAAAATGAATTCTGCCCTACTAAAAGTGATAAAGTGGGGGGAAGAGTAACAGTATAGCTGAAATTCAGCCCAGTAAGCTAATGTGAAGGAAAACTGTTCAAATTTTGCTTGGCAGGAAAGGCTGAAGAGTTCTGGTCAGAATCACAAAACCAGATaaatcaggggttgggggaagatTCTAAACAGCATCGATCAGTACACAGATGTAAAGAAGGAACAATCGCTGTTTAACTAGAAGTGATTTTTGTTCTTTGGAGAGACATTGTCTGcgttctttcctctcttttctttctttttattttcaatgagaagttaaatattttttttaaatgtttggtcATTTAATTTCTGAATAATCAATATTTTGCAGGTAAGATATCTGACATTTGTAGGCTATATTGTCTATGGCTACCATTTTTGTGTTCTCTACCTTGAAGTCATTTGATATCTGAAGGGACAATAGAATATGTACCTTCTTGGGCCCACTCTGGTACAGAATGCAAACAGAGGACTATGTTAATTTGGTAAATTGGTTCACATCCAGGGTCATTCAAGTTATTGGATGCCCCAGACAAAGTACTGATGTTTTGTAGAAGATAATTCATCTACACATTGTAACAGCTGTGGTGCATTGTGATGTGTTTTCTCTGAAGAGCTAATTGTTATTCTATGAAGTCTCTGCAatcttttctccctttttattgattatttaatttatttatttatgtttcaaatgttatcccccttccaggtttccacaAATCTcctatcccatgcccctcccccctggCTTCTATGAAGGAGCTCTCtgcaatcttttaaaaattatttattattatatgtatatgtacactgtgtatgtgtgtgtacatgtatgcgcacttgtgtgtgcatgccacagtGTGCAAATTGGGGTAAGAGGACAACTTTATAGGGTCAGTTTTCTATTTCGACTTTTGCAAACATTCACGCACATTTACCTGTTGAGCAACTCGCTGGACCAAATACTCACAATCTTACATAATAATGTATAACACAGaaattccttcttctttttttttttcttggttctttttttcggagctggggaccgaacccagggccttgcgcttcctaggtaagcgctctaccactgagctaaatccccagcccccagaaattCCTTCTTTAAATACAATTATGTACAAATAGTTCCATGCACTGGgaatcaaacattcaaatatatgagcagTCCTCTGAGGGGGAAGTGAGGATAATAAGAAAGATGGAAAAGAAGACTCAGAGACAAAGGTTGGAAACCGGGAGGGCTCTTCAGTGAATACTGAATGTATTTCTCATGCCTTATATACTTTACAGTATCATGGGAAACAAAGTCGCAAGCCAACAGAGACCATGGCTGACAAACACTCGATATCTGTACCTACCCACAAATCTCCCTGTTgctccctgttccttcctccaAGATTGACAGAACATTCAGCCCCTTAATTTGAGCTTCAAGTGTAACCCCTCTTATCGTTCCATGCATCAGCAGGCCAGGAAACCTGCCAGAAGACCCTGGCCTGACTTAACTCTGCCGGAAACGCAGGCTTTCACAGTAGCAGGCAAAGTGGCTACTGGCACATTTAGAAGGCAGTTATTCGTAGTAGGCAGTGAAAAGATTTGTTGCATTCTTTTATATTTCCCCAAAGAGACATTTAGAGTAAAACATCATCACGGTAAATAATTGACAtgagtggtggtttgaatgggaatgcccttcagaggctcatatatttgaatgtttgattcccagtgcatggaactatttgagaagaattatgggtgtggctttgttaaagGAGAGGTGCCACTGGAGGCATGctctgagatttcaaaagccttcACTATTTCCAGTtgcctgtccctgtccctgtccctgtccctgtctctgtccctgttcctgttcctctccctctccctctccctctccctctccctcttcttctccctctcaactattgcattttcttttttttttagggcttgtgtctttttttttttttttaagatttatttactaagtacattgtaactgtcttcagacacaccagaagagggcatcagatctcattacagatggttgtgagccaccatgtggttgctgggaattgaactcaggacctctggaagagcattcagtgctcttaaccgctgagccatctctctagcccaactaTTGCATTTTTAATTAGGTCTTGTTTATATCAGCCAAATCTACATCCCAACTAAACTGATACctcaaatttttaaaagtaagcaATTACATTAAGATTGtgaaaagggaggagggggagtaaAATGTATATAGAAGTGATAATGGTCTAGGATCTCGGTTTCAATGTAAACAATggaaatacaaatacatataaaacTAAATGCACAATTtgttagtatataataatatatttgttGCTTATTCTAGACATTTTcagcattattatttattaagcaAATTGCTTATTGAAGAGCAGAATTTGGTTTTAAACATTGTGAAGGGAGGGAGCAGTGACATACTGAGGGATACTTAAGAGAATAAgtacttttggtttgtttgtttcttttgtgacatggtctcactatataACTCTTACTGGCCTGAAAACTTActatgtaggccaagctggccacaaactcacagagatctgcttgcctctgacaccagagtgctaggattaaaggtatataccaccTTGCATGGCTCAGATAacatgctttatttgtttgtttgcttccttgcttgtttctgtttcaagacagggtttctctgtgtagccctagctatcctggaactcactttgtagatcaggctggcctcaaatttagagattcacctgtttctgtctcctgaatgctgggattaaaggcatgtgccaccatgcccagccagaTAACATGTTTTTAAAGGCTGGCATATGGTTAGTACCATGGGAAAGTCTCCATGAAGGCatacaggatcacagagacagttCATCAATGGTTCCTATAACCAAAGGTTGTTTGAGTGGGCTCTTGCTTATTATAGTTCAAAAGAATATTACAttacatatagtatatatagatatttattatttgggattattttgGCCTTTTTATCTTAATCTCAAATATTAAttattgaaattttgtttttattgtgatcTTTTAAACAAATGTCTGTATGCATACTAAAACTGCCTTTTCAATAATGAAGTAAAAATGAtggtaaaaatttttttcttgtgtgatgaatattgaaaattttgataaaatattaccaaatatattttatcattatttattagGAAAACAACTCTGTCTTCTCTATTGGATCTTTTTAAATGTCCTAATATAGTAAAtaccttttcctctcttctaggtattaaattatatatttttacttttaaaaaaatatagctacttatatgtctgcctgtgtgtgtgtgtgcatgtgcatgtgtgtgagtgtgtgtgtgtacgtgagtgtgtgcgtgtgtgtgagtgtgtgtttgtgtgtgtgagtgtgtgcatatgtgtgagtgtgtgcgtatgtgtgagtgtgtgtgtacgtgagtgtgtgcgtgtgtgtgtgtgtttgtgtgtgtgtacataagtgtgtgtgtgtgcatgtgcatgtgtgtgagtgtgtgtgtttgtgtgtgtgaatgtgtgcatatgtgtgagtgtgtgcgtatgtgtgagtgtgtgtgtttgtgtgtgtgagtgtgtgcatatgtgtgtacgtgagtgtgtgcgtgtgtgtgagtgtgtgtttgtgtgtgtgagtgtgtgcatatgtgtgagtgtgtgcgtatgtgtgtgtatgtgagtgtgtgcgtgtgtgtgtgtttgtgtgtgtgtacgtaagtgtgtgtgtgtgtgcatgtgcatgtgtgtgtgtgtatttataactGTCTAGCTATTgtatattaccattattatttattttttactgttaCGCTTTTCTTAAGCGATTAGGTCTACTAAAGTGTTTGGTGAGTGTTTTTTAAGGCCCAAATTTAGTTTTATGAACCTTCTTTAACCTGTCTAACTTAGGTTGAATATGAAGGCTTAAAGCATGAAATTAAGCGGTTTGAAGAAGAAACAGTATTACTGAACAGCCAACTAGAAGATGCCATTCGACTGAAGGAAATTGCAGAGCACCAGTTGGAAGAAGCCCTCGAAACACTGAAGAATGAAAGGGAGCAAAAAAACAACCTGAGGAAGGAGCTGTCCCAGTACATCAGCCTCAGTGACAACCACATCAGCATCTCAGTCGAGGGGCTCAAGTTTGCCGAGGACGGGAGTGAGCCAAACAACGATGACAAGATGAACGGGCATCTCCACGGGCCTCTGGGGAAGCTGAATGGAGACTATCGTGCGCCCACTGCCAGGAAAGGAGAGTCCCTACACCCTGTGTCTGACTTATTCAGTGAGTTGAACATTTCAGAAATTCAAAAACTGAAGCAGCAGCTTATTCAGGTAAGAGATTCATCTAAATCTGCAAGAATGAATTCATGTTCGTGGTGTGTAGCATGTTATGGGATTTTTGACACACAAAGGGGAGAACATATTCTGTAGTTGctataatgaagaaaatgttatATTAAATTCAAACAAATTACAAAATAGAGCCTAAACTGTTCTAAATACATTATCTCATTTATCAAGGCATTCTATCCCTATAATAAGCTTGAGAGACATCcagaatattttcattaaaatttataaaaaattctTTTCCAGAAGAAAAACCTATTTGGAAAAAGCTTCAGTTTATTTTAATAGTGTTCAATCTTTAAAGGGAATTCGTttagttttcaaagaaaaatgaacacagaAGTCCCCCCATTGCTGAAATCACAATGCCAacaatagaattttttttccattttcttcacaAAAAATTCAAGTGGTTTGGCCTCCATAAAATTCCATATTCTGAATTAGGTATTTTTAGATTGATTTGCCAGAACTCAAATAAGGAAACATTTGAATTTAATTTGAAATAATGGGAGTATTGGCTCTGCTGTGGgcattttaaatgtatacatatctGTCCAACTGCATTGAGTTCATTATTGGCTTTGCCCTGAAGTTATTCATTATCTTTTGCCATTACAGGTAGAGCGGGAAAAAGCGATTCTTCTGGCCAACCTCCAGGAGTCACAAACCCAGCTAGAACACACCAAGGGGGCACTGACAGAGCAGCATGAACGAGTTCACCGGCTCACAGAACATGTCAATGCTATGAGGGGTTTGCAAAACAGTAAAGAGCTCAAGGCTGAGCTAGATTGTGAGAAGGGCCGGAACTCAGCGGAGGAAGCCCACGACTATGAGGTAGACATCAATGGCTTAGAGATCCTTGAGTGTAAATATAGAGTGGCTGTCACGGAAGTCATTGATTTGAAAGCAGAAATTAAGGccttaaaggaaaaatataacaAATCTGTAGAAAATTATACAGAAGAAAAGACCAAATATGAGAGTAAGATCCAAATGTATGATGAGCAAGTGACAAACCTTGAGAAGACATCTAAGGAGAGTGGTGAGAAGATGGCCCACATGGAGAAGGAGTTGCAAAAGATGACTGGCATAGCCAACGAAAACCACAACACCCTCAATACAGCTCAGGATGAGTTGGTGACATTTAGTGAGGAACTAGCCCAGCTTTACcaccatgtgtgtctatgtaataATGAAACTCCCAATAGAGTCATGTTGGACTACTATAGACAAAGCAGAGTTACTCGAAGTGGCAGCCTCAAGGGGCCTGATGATCCCAGAGGGCTTTTGTCACCAAGATTATCCAGGAGGGGTGTTTCATCCCCTGTAGAATCAAGGACATCATCCGAGCCGGtttcaaaggaaaacacagagactAGTAAAGAGCCAAGTCCAACTAAGACTCCCACAATCTCTCCTGTTATTACTGCCCCACCATCATCTCCAGTTTTGGATACAAGTGATATCCGCAAAGAGCCAATGAATATCTACAACCTCAATGCCATAATTCGGGACCAAATCAAGCATCTGCAGAAAGCAGTGGACAGGTCCTTACAGCTGTCTCGTCAAAGAGCAGCAGCCCGAGAGTTGGCCCCCATGATCGATAAGGACAAGGAAGCCTTAATGGAGGAGATTCTCAAGCTGAAGTCCTTGCTGAGCACCAAACGGGAGCAAATTGCCACACTGAGGGCAGTGTTGAAAGCCAATAAGCAGGTAATATGCTTTTGCTGATGAAAGCTTACTAGTAAAAGCTTTCTTAATTTATTTCCCTATTTTTGTGGAATTTTTAGTGCCAAGATAAGCATTCAAATTACTGGGCAATAGAGCAACAAATTAAAGTATATTCCAATGCCAATCaaaatgtagttttattttaaagtgtgtaaGGGACCAAGAAGATGGCTTAGtgctaaaggtgcttgctgccaaacctaatggcctaagttcaatcctcagaacccatatgGTAGAAGAAAAGAGCCAACTCCCACAGATTGTCCTCTGTCACATACAAcactcatcctctctctctctctctctctctctctctctctctctctctctcttgctctcgtGCTCTCTCTCtaataaataaattgaataatcaataaataataacaatttgAGGTGGTTGATAGAAGAGCAGTTGTGTCTACCTAGGCAGTGCCGGTGGTGAAGAAGGTAAAGCAATAGAAGAGTCATAGATAAAGCCTGGAGACCCAGGCAGTGATAAGCAGAAGCCTGGAGGCCAGTGAGTACGGAAACAGCCGATGAAGGGTTTTGGGAGAGGACTGCCTAACAGCTAATACCAatcagggagacaaggagaaaaGAGACTAACACTGAGCCTACAAATGGGACATTGGTACAGACGTGATGATAGAGGTCTGACAGGCAATAGCTAGACCCAACTTCAGAGATAGAGATTCAGTTCCTAGGCTCAACTTCTAGGGCTGTTTCAAGATAGAAACTTggtgttttgtcttttatttcagACCCAAACAAATAAGACTTAGTCACCAAATGATGAAGCAATGGCATCAAAGTTGAAGGACAATACAGTTGTGAGGATCTGAGTGATGTAAACAGAAGCAGAGTTTTACCAACAGATAATAGTTTGGAACTAtgagtgagagagaggaagagagggagggatggagggatggaaagagatagatgagaggggaagagaaaacatCCCCAAATTCTAAAGTCTAGTTGTGTCACTGACCATATATCTAAACGTTATGTAAAGTTAATTGTGTACTTGGTCAAAACTGAAGTGTTAGGGAGTTTTTCTTAAATACCGGTTGGTCATTTCCCTCTGGAATAAATAGGATATTTCAATATGAACCTATCTGACAAATTTCTTGATGACtgatttgttttccattttttagTTTTACCTGGGTATGGGTATCCAGATATATATACtggaaaataaaactaattatCTGAAGCACATTGGAGAGTGCTGAACAaatgttgatgttgatgttgatgaaaagcagcagcaacatcTGAACTCCTTTTTTTGCAAACACAGGCAATGCCAGGAAATAGAGTATGAGGGTAAATGCACTTTAGAGAATGAAGATTCATTACCTTTTCAGagtgtcttttctttttactcaAATCTGAGTGAAACTATAACAATGCGTCATCTACTTTCTACTCGTCATCATCTGTTTCCATGAATCCATTGATAGAAATTGGATGTCTATACCACAGAAATATTGTTCACAATATAAGCACACTTTATATAAACTTAAGGGGAGAATAGGACTTTCTTTTGCATCATCACTTTAGCGAAGCAGAAAATGTTAAGGTGAATGAAGAAATCATGAGAAATCTGATTTTACtttgaaatcagaaaaaaagattATTGGTGTAACTGTTATAATTCAAAGTAGCCATGAGTAACTTTTGTGCTAGGTCTGACTCATATAACTTATTTTAAGAACAAAATTTTCTGGAGTGTTCTCAGCCAAAACCTTCACATAACTTTCCTGCCCTCTTTCTGAAGGTTAAAATAGAaatctagatttttcttttttaaaaagcttcttCATGCAGActgaatttcaaaaaaaaatcattctcaaATCTACCCTTGAGGAAAGGGGATACGGAAGCTTATGAGACTCGGGGGTGTAGATCAGCAGAGGAGAGTTTATCCAGAATGCATGATGCCCTGGGGTCTCCTCCCCACCATACACTCACACTCTTTCAAGCTTGTGTAAAGTAGGATCACAGTGTCTTATgctgtgtgaatatgtatgtttcAAGAACAAAGCCTGCATCCCACGTGTGTGTCCATGGGAAGACCAAATCAAGAATATTAAATGAACACTGTGATCAAAGTGAGTTATTCCATCAGATTTCAAAAGCATTTCAATACTTGTTTTAATAAGAAGTTATTACTAAAATGTTTTCCTACAGACCAGCTGTCTTGACCAACCTGAtacctctcagacactgagccaccaaccaggcagcatacactggctggtctgaggcccGGACActtacacagcagaggactgcctggtctggcctcagtgagagaagactcACATAACCCTTGAGACACTTGAGGCCCTGgggaatggggaggcctggtgagatgtgggggtggggttgggaggtgggggggcattgaggaatgagatgaggaacagtcagagggaagAATgtgagggggataatgactggactgtaaaagaagattaaagataataatagtaaaagagtaaaaacaaaaaaaaatgtgaagaagCTTAATAGAAAAGACAAGTCCTAACTTATAAGCAAGAATTCATGTGGAGGTACAAAATAGGACACAAATATGTTATTAGTAATCTATTGTGAATTTAATTTATGTCTTCCAGTACTTACAAGACagaatatataaaacattttagacTGCTATAAACAGTACTATAGGAATTCAGAAGAGAACAGAGCATTCCTAAAGGAGTGTGTATTTTCACATGTAGTGTAATGTATATATACTACATTAGAGACAGGGCTTGTAATGGTTTAGTAAACtttgtgaaaatatttcttgCTATATATTTGGTACTCATTTAAAGAACATTGAACAACTGCCGTGGATTGATATAGTGCTTATGAGCCATTAATAGTTTCAAGTATCAAAAGATGAAATCAGTTAGATATAGGCATTGTGGAATGTTAATTATTAAGGCTAATGTGAGAATTTTGTGGTTTAGGAAAAAGGGGGAATCATCTTGTTTTACCACAGACATGATGTATTCCCTATGAGTCTTGTTTTCCCAATTTAGGATTTAGGATTTTTTTCCCAGAAGCACAGTGCCTTCTGATAGAATGTAGTTGTTATGAAGTACCAGCTGTGTACTTAATTGTATCAGGAGTGAAGATTCGACAACATATACCTGGTCTCTACATTTCAGAGAAGGACTCACACCTCTTGGGATGAGCAGATAATTAGTGTGAGGTCACATATTTTGTATTCAAGTTGTGGGAATATTGCATTGGAACAACTAACATCACCTATAGGAATTAACAAAAGTTTTCCAGAGCAATTATAATTGGATTTGTTCTTAAGGGATAAGGCATTATTCTCCCatggaaagaagaaataatttcaCACCAAAGAACAGTAGATAGAGAAGGGCAAGAGTGTTAGGAAGAGGTGTTCTATGTACCTACCTTATGCTGTATAAACAGGCTGTTATTAGACATTTGCCAATGGCACCCACCGATTcagttgttgctgtttttatctCCTACTGTGCTAGGCTAGCTCTTGATTTGAAACACTATCCATTCAAAGAACTTCAGAAATTCCCCAATCCCAAATTCAGACAACTATATTAATCCATTAAACATTTCCacactctctttttctctctctgtcacacacctATAAATGCACAAAGAAATCACTTGACCACAATTCATTGTTTTGagcaagttttatttaaaaatttagaaaaatcttGATTTCTTGTCACTTCTTTGACTTGAACATATTATACTCACATCATAAGTTACAGTGGCTTTACATCCTTTATTCTATGTTTTGGGCCCCCAGAATATAGGCGACTTAAAGTATTGGACTTTTCACATACTTCACTTGGAATTGgtatttgtttgaaaaaaaaaaccgctTTTTGATAATATCCTTTATGTTTAAAGCTTCATTTTGGCTCTCTAAATCTCTGAAAATCGTACACCGTCAAAAAACAGCATGAACTATTTACTGAACTACTGTAACTACATTGAATTCTGATACTGACTCATACCAGGCTTTAAAGACAATTCTCGAATCATGACATGATTTgacattaaagaaaaatgtaccAAGGTGTACATATGCTTATGTAAAAATCCAACCTAatcaattttgtttctatttataaGAGCAAAGAATAGATTTGATATAAAGGAATGTGTGGGCCAGTTTTTCTGGTGTGAGATGATAAGCACTGTGATTTTATGCTTCAGACAGCCGAAGTGGCTTTAGCTAACCTGAAgaacaaatatgaaaatgaaaaagcaATGGTTACTGAAACAATGACAAAACTGAGGAACGAGCTA is part of the Rattus norvegicus strain BN/NHsdMcwi chromosome 4, GRCr8, whole genome shotgun sequence genome and encodes:
- the Bicd1 gene encoding protein bicaudal D homolog 1 isoform X3; the encoded protein is MAAEEALKTVDHYKTEIERLTKELTETTHEKIQAAEYGLVVLEEKLTLKQQYDELEAEYDGLKQELEQLKEAFGQSFSIHRKVAEDGETREETLLQESASKEAYYLNKILEMQNELKQSRAVVTNVQAENERLSAVVQELKENNEMVELQRIRMKDEIREYKFREARLLQDYTELEEENITLQKLVSTLKQNQVEYEGLKHEIKRFEEETVLLNSQLEDAIRLKEIAEHQLEEALETLKNEREQKNNLRKELSQYISLSDNHISISVEGLKFAEDGSEPNNDDKMNGHLHGPLGKLNGDYRAPTARKGESLHPVSDLFSELNISEIQKLKQQLIQVEREKAILLANLQESQTQLEHTKGALTEQHERVHRLTEHVNAMRGLQNSKELKAELDCEKGRNSAEEAHDYEVDINGLEILECKYRVAVTEVIDLKAEIKALKEKYNKSVENYTEEKTKYESKIQMYDEQVTNLEKTSKESGEKMAHMEKELQKMTGIANENHNTLNTAQDELVTFSEELAQLYHHVCLCNNETPNRVMLDYYRQSRVTRSGSLKGPDDPRGLLSPRLSRRGVSSPVESRTSSEPVSKENTETSKEPSPTKTPTISPVITAPPSSPVLDTSDIRKEPMNIYNLNAIIRDQIKHLQKAVDRSLQLSRQRAAARELAPMIDKDKEALMEEILKLKSLLSTKREQIATLRAVLKANKQTAEVALANLKNKYENEKAMVTETMTKLRNELKALKEDAATFSSLRAMFATRCDEYVTQLDEMQRQLAAAEDEKKTLNTLLRMAIQQKLALTQRLEDLEFDHEQSRRSKGKLGKSKIGSPKSRPRTSGASYLQNLLSVPPDPTSTESFLLKGSPSMSELIQGHRLSKEKRLTVAPPDCQQPAASVPPQCSQLAGRQDYPTVSPDIALSKEQPHSSSQCAPLHCLAKPPYP
- the Bicd1 gene encoding protein bicaudal D homolog 1 isoform X6, with translation MAAEEALKTVDHYKTEIERLTKELTETTHEKIQAAEYGLVVLEEKLTLKQQYDELEAEYDGLKQELEQLKEAFGQSFSIHRKVAEDGETREETLLQESASKEAYYLNKILEMQNELKQSRAVVTNVQAENERLSAVVQELKENNEMVELQRIRMKDEIREYKFREARLLQDYTELEEENITLQKLVSTLKQNQVEYEGLKHEIKRFEEETVLLNSQLEDAIRLKEIAEHQLEEALETLKNEREQKNNLRKELSQYISLSDNHISISVEGLKFAEDGSEPNNDDKMNGHLHGPLGKLNGDYRAPTARKGESLHPVSDLFSELNISEIQKLKQQLIQVEREKAILLANLQESQTQLEHTKGALTEQHERVHRLTEHVNAMRGLQNSKELKAELDCEKGRNSAEEAHDYEVDINGLEILECKYRVAVTEVIDLKAEIKALKEKYNKSVENYTEEKTKYESKIQMYDEQVTNLEKTSKESGEKMAHMEKELQKMTGIANENHNTLNTAQDELVTFSEELAQLYHHVCLCNNETPNRVMLDYYRQSRVTRSGSLKGPDDPRGLLSPRLSRRGVSSPVESRTSSEPVSKENTETSKEPSPTKTPTISPVITAPPSSPVLDTSDIRKEPMNIYNLNAIIRDQIKHLQKAVDRSLQLSRQRAAARELAPMIDKDKEALMEEILKLKSLLSTKREQIATLRAVLKANKQTAEVALANLKNKYENEKAMVTETMTKLRNELKALKEDAATFSSLRAMFATRCDEYVTQLDEMQRQLAAAEDEKKTLNTLLRMAIQQKLALTQRLEDLEFDHEQSRRSKGKLGKSKIGSPKSGHCPQ